A region from the Nocardioides exalbidus genome encodes:
- a CDS encoding cysteine desulfurase family protein codes for MTGPAERRGDLDSASSTPLHPAARDVLLAALDRGYADPRRLHRGGREARLLLDNAREATAEALGVRPDEVTFTPSGTHAVHLGLLGLVRGSRRGDVVVHSAVEHSAVRHAVAWGARAAEVSVTGDGRVRVGDLVEGASAPDVAAVALQSANHEVGTVQDVGDVGLPDDVPLFTDACASMGRLPLPPGWAAAAGSAHKWGGPAGVGVLLVRKRARWRNPFPGDDRVDERSTGFENVPAVLAAAASLQAVVAERDEVNARQHALVDVVRQRVAAEVPDVEVVGDPVHRLPHLVTFSCLYVDGEALVTELDRRGLGIASGSACTASTLTPSPVLEAMGVLTHGNVRLSLQRDTTRADVDAFCDALPGVVAEIRARVGM; via the coding sequence GTGACAGGTCCGGCGGAGCGACGCGGCGACCTCGACAGCGCGTCCTCGACGCCCCTGCACCCCGCCGCCCGTGACGTGTTGCTCGCGGCCCTCGACCGGGGGTACGCCGACCCGCGCCGGCTGCACCGCGGCGGACGCGAGGCGCGGCTGTTGCTCGACAACGCCCGCGAGGCCACGGCCGAGGCGCTCGGCGTGCGGCCGGACGAGGTCACCTTCACCCCGAGCGGCACCCACGCGGTCCACCTCGGGCTCCTCGGGCTGGTGCGCGGCTCGCGCCGGGGCGACGTCGTCGTCCACTCGGCCGTCGAGCACTCCGCCGTGCGCCACGCCGTGGCGTGGGGTGCCCGCGCCGCCGAGGTCTCCGTCACGGGTGACGGGCGCGTCCGGGTCGGCGACCTGGTCGAGGGCGCGTCGGCCCCCGACGTCGCCGCCGTCGCCCTCCAGAGCGCCAACCACGAGGTCGGCACCGTCCAGGACGTCGGTGACGTCGGGCTGCCCGACGACGTCCCGCTCTTCACCGACGCCTGCGCCTCGATGGGCCGTCTCCCCCTTCCCCCGGGCTGGGCCGCGGCGGCCGGATCGGCCCACAAGTGGGGCGGGCCGGCCGGTGTGGGCGTCCTGCTCGTGCGCAAGCGTGCGCGGTGGCGCAACCCCTTCCCCGGCGACGACCGCGTCGACGAGCGCTCGACCGGGTTCGAGAACGTCCCCGCGGTCCTCGCGGCGGCCGCCTCGCTCCAGGCGGTGGTGGCCGAGCGCGACGAGGTCAACGCGCGCCAGCACGCGCTCGTGGACGTCGTACGACAGCGGGTGGCGGCGGAGGTGCCCGACGTGGAGGTCGTCGGCGACCCCGTGCACCGGCTCCCCCACCTCGTGACGTTCTCCTGCCTCTACGTCGACGGCGAGGCGCTGGTGACCGAGCTCGACCGGCGCGGCCTCGGCATCGCGAGCGGCTCCGCCTGCACCGCCTCGACCCTCACGCCGAGCCCCGTGCTCGAGGCGATGGGCGTGCTGACCCACGGCAACGTCCGGCTCTCGCTCCAGCGCGACACGACCCGCGCGGACGTCGACGCGTTCTGCGACGCGCTGCCGGGCGTCGTGGCCGAGATCCGGGCGCGGGTGGGGATGTGA
- the coxB gene encoding cytochrome c oxidase subunit II, translating into MRVRRTLKVALLGVTMLVLAGCSEADRHEIRNWAMPDRASAQGPYTYELWKWAWVAALITGVIVWGLIFYAVVKFRRRSDDEVPRQTRYNLPLEVFYTIAPVLMCVVFFFHTVRVQDEVLKIVPDPDMTVEVMGQQWSWTFNYGVGEQDTSATGEPPRNGEPGDFAYDGYVYTGGTGRNIPTLVLPVDQTIQFNLHSPDVIHDFGVPAFLVKMDVIPGRVNKLQVTPTVEGLYKGKCYELCGVSHSRMLFNVEVVSQAEYDAYLADLAEAGNTAEAPVLGGSYVNDQAGLDTGSEGQNE; encoded by the coding sequence GTGCGCGTCAGGCGCACCCTGAAGGTCGCGCTGCTGGGCGTGACGATGCTGGTGCTGGCCGGCTGCTCCGAGGCCGACCGGCACGAGATCCGCAACTGGGCGATGCCCGACCGCGCGAGCGCCCAGGGTCCCTACACCTACGAGCTGTGGAAGTGGGCCTGGGTCGCGGCCCTCATCACCGGTGTCATCGTCTGGGGCCTGATCTTCTACGCCGTGGTGAAGTTCCGCCGTCGCAGCGACGACGAGGTCCCGCGCCAGACGCGCTACAACCTCCCGCTCGAGGTCTTCTACACGATCGCGCCGGTCCTGATGTGCGTCGTGTTCTTCTTCCACACCGTGCGCGTCCAGGACGAGGTCCTCAAGATCGTCCCCGACCCCGACATGACCGTCGAGGTCATGGGCCAGCAGTGGTCGTGGACCTTCAACTACGGCGTCGGCGAGCAGGACACGTCGGCCACCGGCGAGCCGCCCCGCAACGGCGAGCCGGGCGACTTCGCCTACGACGGCTACGTCTACACGGGCGGCACCGGGCGCAACATCCCGACGCTGGTCCTCCCGGTCGACCAGACCATCCAGTTCAACCTCCACTCGCCCGACGTGATCCACGACTTCGGCGTCCCGGCCTTCCTCGTGAAGATGGACGTCATCCCCGGACGGGTCAACAAGCTCCAGGTGACCCCGACCGTCGAGGGTCTCTACAAGGGCAAGTGCTACGAGCTCTGCGGTGTCTCCCACTCGCGGATGCTCTTCAACGTCGAGGTCGTCAGCCAGGCCGAGTACGACGCCTACCTCGCCGACCTCGCCGAGGCGGGCAACACCGCCGAGGCCCCGGTCCTCGGGGGCAGCTACGTCAATGACCAGGCCGGTCTCGACACCGGCTCGGAAGGACAGAACGAGTGA
- a CDS encoding sulfurtransferase TusA family protein, whose amino-acid sequence MKVALELDCRDLPCPMPVIELARHLTEVAVGDLLAVVAHDPAAAVDVPAWCRMKQQEYAGADSADDGAPRYVVRRLG is encoded by the coding sequence GTGAAGGTCGCGCTCGAGCTGGACTGCCGCGACCTGCCGTGCCCGATGCCCGTCATCGAGCTGGCCCGGCACCTCACCGAGGTCGCGGTGGGTGACCTGCTGGCGGTCGTGGCGCACGACCCCGCGGCAGCGGTCGACGTACCTGCGTGGTGCCGGATGAAGCAGCAGGAGTACGCCGGTGCGGACAGCGCCGACGACGGCGCCCCGCGCTACGTGGTGCGACGACTCGGCTGA